The genomic stretch tataaaatgcaaataaaaataatattatgtataTAAATCATGtagcaaataaataaacaaatcaatacaatatatgcaaaaaaaaaaaaaattgcatgattCTAAGAATCAACatgcaatttatattttttagtccccaaaattgaatttttcttgttaataggACTCTCATCAGTAAAAAAAGTatactattaaattttaattattgaatttttaaatctgCTCAACCAATTTCTAGCCATTTTATGGGCATTTCAGCATCTTTTTATagctcctattattttttggatttcttccgtatatgttttgatatatatatatatatatatattgtattttctcattttttgtgTGAGAACCCAAAGATGGGTAACAACAATGTTGAGGGCCTTTTTTCTTACAACTACTACTAGGATTGCTAGTACTAACACTTACGTTGACACCAGCAATCACATTGCTGACATCCTCAGCAAAGTTTAGTATCCTATATTTCTTAGAATCTTCAACACCCTCCTCTAGGTTAACATCATCATTGAATGTATTTATGGTCCCATCTTCAATACAAATTAGGCATGGATATCCAAAAAAAAGGAACCGGAAAGTTGatactaaaaagaaatatattattaaaatgttGCATTGTGATCATTCTTCATAGTTTAAGGTTGTTGTTACTTATTTTGATATGAATCATAACATGTGTTAGATGCTTGTTGTTATTATCTTATAGTAACCTTTATTATATCATAACATAGGTatggatttttttcattttcatccttatTATATACAATTTATTGTGCATATGGATGCCTTGTTCATTATTGCTAGCAATCTTGTTACTATTTGATCTATTTCCAAGTTAAGGATGTCAAATGGGACTAGAAACTTAGAGGTTACAATATGGAATCGAGGTTGGTTAAGTTCTTTGCTAATGAGTTTAATAAAcaggttgaaaatgattttgatcTTCTAGAAGCACCATAACACATGAGAAGTTTGAAAAACTACATGGAGACTTGTGGGATAGATCTATTTACCCATAAGAATGTTTTGAAACATTCTCCTCTTATgaaaactaaaccctaaaaataaaatttgtttaaacTTATGAACCCtaagaataatatttgaaaaaaatattgtttaatttgtttaattttggatGTGTTTTTTATGtagaattttggattttttttcttggattttagatgtgttttttcttaaattttggatgtgtattttcttaaataaaaaaagagtgtgTTTAATGGTAATTCTAGAGTTTGTTTACCGAAAATTTAGATGAAAAGTTTGCTGGAAATTTTGGGTTAATTATGGCTAGAAATGGTGTTGAAAGAGgaatgatttttgttaaaaacatgttttgataacattattgttattatgaaccatgaataattattttgttattttgaagtACCAAAGGCTCTTTAatcattcaattaaatataatcaGAATCCtataaataattgtatatttttttttaataatttttatagcgCACTAGCTTGAGGATGTAAGAtgttattaacatataaattcTAGGATGtaaagtataattttaaaaaatataaaagcaaagtGAAAATGATCAAACTAGAAAaggttttttgtaattatctcattttttttcccactagaaaacatgttataaatgcttgaatttatttttgttaaaaaatataaactgacCTACTATGTAGCATGGTTGAGTGATCTAGTTatactaaaacaaataaaaaagttagttttattttttatataaataatgaaacatgttaatatgctttttaaattgtttagatACCAATGTCGTGTTATAGCATGAGTGGTTGGTGTGTCATGTTAAACTAAGGTTGTGAGTCCGAGAGTTACGCCAGGTAATGTTTATTGCAAAGTGACAGACAACATGTCATTtctcataattatttaaaaaaaaaaagaatatatgaaGGTACGAAGTTTAtcccttataaaaaaaaaaaaaaagactcaggGTCACTTGCTTGAGTTTTTTATAACAAGCTCATAGATATTGTTATCATTGGGCCTTTATGTtgttttaactcttttttatcctttgatttttttttttaaattccaccCTTTGGGTTGTTcaccttttttattctttttttgttcaattccatcatttaatatgagatttttatttaattttatcatttattatttgattaatgataaatcgattttgtattttctatcatatggtaaaataaaataaaataaaaactaactcAAATTAGTAAAGCCTATAATTTGAATCATGGGTTTGACATGTTGATTAGagttaatctatataaaaaattgtcaaatcAACAAAGTTATATTAGGAAAACTCTcacatatttaattataaatccaagttagataaaaaattgaattgagagatttcaaaattaacttattaggctagaattaataataataacaaataatttcttataatttagattttttgtaattcaaaGATTTATTGATTAGAGTCACATAGTAAAACCACCctataaactatatattaactaaaaaatgttttgtcaaCTTGTATATGATAGAAcctagtaatttaatttttttaaataaatcatcatCATTACCATTATTACTGCATTTTACCACAATCACTTttatcactttattattattattattatttatgaaatcatctttttaatcataatttattttcaaatttttgctagatattaaaaattttaaaattctcttTCTATTAGTGGTTtctattaatttcatttcaattcttctatttttattctaaaacctTCATTTCTTATAGCCAAAACGACAACTTAATAGTTTACCACAAACTTCCATCTCAATCACAACATAACATGATGGAGTCCTTCTATGTAAAATTGTGTTTAGTTTAAGGACTTTCTTAGCAAAACCTCATATTGTGTAATCGAACGCTATGTGAATAATTTtgcaaatttgatcctcaacaATTGCTGACAGGAATCACTGACAGCTTGTTTGTGAATATAGttacggttgttttttaaaatatttttttatttggaaatatattaaaatgatatatatatatatatatatatatatatatatatatttaaaaaaaaaattattttttgacatcagcacatcaaaatgatctgaaaacactaaaaaatattaatttaaaacaaataaaaaaattaaataaaaattaaatttttttaaaagcatttttaaaacgcaaaaacaaacaaagtctAAAACTTACcgggtaaaaaaaaacttaacacgaaattattttgaaaaaattataaagtaatcAAACCAAATGATTCACAAATTCtcctctttctattttttttttccccatgtCTAAAATTTTAGGGGTTTTTATAAGAGAGTAGGTGAATATGACATAAGACTCTTTGATgagtcctcttttttttttaacataaaaataaataaatttagtgtTAGTCAAAATCCTATGCTCATAGCTTATATTTTCCAAGTTTTAATTTAGCAAATTGAttcttgttaaaaatacaaggtCCATTGAAtgaatacaaaatcaaattcataaaaataattactaggGATCCAAACTAGttaatgtattattattattattattattattattattattagctagTTTTgagtttgatatatttaaattaatatatctcAATATTCAAtcgaaacaaaattataaattagaattGACATAATCTATTTTAGAAATAACATTTTAACATGACTGAAGGCCTTAAAAGGTGTTTGGTGGCAAAGTATCACTGATTGCCTGTTCATCTTTGGATATTAAGGGTGatcatttttagtttggtttaattttcacctaaaaaaataatcaaaccaatttatttatttatttttaaatcaaaaccgaaaccggtttAAACCGACCAGTTTCGTTTTGGTTCGattaattgaaaggaaaaaccagaaaaaaccaaTTTCATCTTGGCCAGGCATATTGAGCAAgtttttctgaaataattctCACAACATCCATGACAGTAGTCACAAAATGAGCATACTATGACAAACTAGCAACGTtgtaaatgaatattaaaaatgaatatataataCATCtacagaaatcaaaagaaaaattagtaaTTGCTTTGAGCAATCTGATAAGTCTCTCTCTTGTTAAGATGAATATCTAAGAACACAGGCATCTAACTGTGAGTGACTATTTATGtcagtttgatttaaaaaaagggACAAAAAGATTAAGAGATTAAGATTGAAGAGAAGGGAGGCTCCAGAGCTACTGTTTGATTATTTAATCCATGGGATCTGTTGGTTGTGCTTAAATAAAGGAACAAAAAGATTGAGAGATGAGAAATGAGGATTGAATAAGTGCAACTTCTCTGTTTGGTTTGTTCACCAGATCTACTTTGGGGGGGTATGCTTAAGCCTTAAAGAAAGGGATCTCTCCATATTAAGAGATGAGAGATGAAAATGGAGGGGCGGGGGGAAAAGGATCTCTCCAGATTAAGAGTTTAGAAAAGGGACGGGGAAAGCCAGAAAAGTAGGTATTTATAGTaccactgattttttttttatttgaacccgTTCGGTTTATTTGGGGTTTCAacattttaaaaccaaaaccgaaccaacttgttttttaatttttttaatcggttttatttttttcatgatttggttttttcgattgtttttttttttattttctcggtttaattggttttttttaagtttgtggatttcttcttcttctttttcttctttttttgttttttattttcattcgaAATTCATGTGTAGGATTTTGAGACTTCATGCAATCTCTGAAATGCATCTCTTTATTATAAGAAATTTGCACACAAGCCTAAAGTTTAAGCCAATATTTTGGTTTGAAAAGATAGCTTACGTGCATGTTTAACAAATCATTAACTCTAAATTACAATAGGAGGCTGATTGACCAGGATCTGAATTGGTGAAGGATCTAATTGAcataatcaataatttataggtaaaatggtACCTTGGAgaacaattttcttttcttttatttttgaaaaaaagactAGCATCTAGCAAATGAATTATCCATTGCACTCATAATGTTTTAGACCCGGCCTGGAATTTGAGTTTTGATCGGATCATCGGGTCAcacagatcaatttttttttttaaaattaaaatgattttgttttagtaaaaaaaaaaattaacaaattgtATCTAGGTTTTTAACTGGATCTTGTTAGGTCAACTGAGTTATGAGATTaacctgagttttttttttttttttttcaacgcaATATTAGCTGGATTCTATATTGACATaagattagattttaaaattatgattgcaCCCTTTGTATGGCTCGTCCCaccaaaaacaaatgatatatAAAGGGTAAAGTTATTTTGCTACGGCACCCCCCCATTGCCAATAGCCATCAAATGGCATCAGCCGCACGTGCAAAGGATCAAAGGAAGTTGATTCATGCTCTCTGGTCAACTTAGAATTTGAGCTAGTtcggataaaaaaataaaaaataaaaaacttgatcgACTTAAGTAATTTGGTGATTCATGATCAAAATCTCGTGACATATGATATAGTTCTTATCATGAATCGAGttttatatggatttttttttatacttctgttgaaattaaattacattttatgtagttttttcttagaaatttaaataatataaacccattatttttcacaaattcaaatagaaataaactttttttctcttttttatttatttatcatgttttccaccatgtaataataataacaattataatttataacacaaaatcgacattaataataacaaagtaAACATAAATCTCTATTAAAGTTgccgtctttttttttttttttttaataaaaaaaaccttcttttctttatgcattttattctaaattactTACCTAGGGtttcaaaaaattagattagATCATATCGTTTCTTTCTCGATCCCCCTCCCTCTCAAAATCTCgtctttttttggaattttattgCTATCCGTTGATCTACCTCTCTAGGGTTTCTGTTAATTTGCCCCAATTTCCACTCCCATTGTGCATAGATTTCAAAATCCCTAATTCAAAGCTCCTTTATAGCTTCATTCTTGGTGACTCTCTCCTCATTAATTTTCACAATTAGGGTTATTTTCCGTACAATTGAGTTTGTTTAGATAGGTACTGAACCGGGTTGTTGCTAATTTTGTGgtgtaatttgtttttgctttgcaGTGAATAAACTCAAGTTGGTTAAGTTGCAAATTTTGTacctttcatgtttttttggtGAATCTTGGTATTTATTGAagtgggttgggattattttgtgATTTGAGAATGGAATCTGTGAGAGAAGCTGGTGGTGGAGTTACTGGTACAGTGTTAATGAGGTTTGTCTGGACTCATGGAGGTCGAAATGTATTTCTCAGTGGTTCTTTTAATAGGTGATTATACTCAATTTTAGACTTTATTTGTCTGAGGTTAATTGTTTTAGGGGGAACCCAATTTTTTAGACAGTGTACTGATTGCTTGGCTTTTGTGAAGATGGAGTGAACTTATACCTATGTCGCCAGTTGAAGGTTGCCCTAACGTATTTCAGGCGATTTATGATATTACACCTGGTAATCATCAGGTGCGTTGGTTTTGTTGTGGTTTGATCAATTTGAATTGTTGTACGTGTAGCTCAATTTGATCTATTTTAAGAAATGTTAAGCAATTATTGTAGGATGCCATAGTGTGGTCAAAGATATGTTCATACTTGTGACGTGCTTCTTGAGTTATTACACTCAGAGTGAGAttgctgaaaaaagaaaagaagaaagaataagTCTTGGATAGCACATGACTTCTTTCGAATTTCATTAGCACCGAAATCCCCTTGAATGCTATTTAGACAGGAGGTATTTGCTGTATACAATAACTATGATTAGCTTATTTTGAAATGGAAAAAggtcttttttttcaaagtttgctTGTGGAAGTACTCTGGAATAGGTTGGATTCAAGTGATGATAGAAAGATTAAAACTTGGCTAAACAATGCTAGTATGAATATCTTCTGTGTCCTCGAACGGCTCTATGTCTGCAcggatgtatatatataaatggatATTGCACTTCATGTGTTTATATTTACATGCAGTACAAGTTTTGTGTTGATGGAGAATGGCGACATGATGAACTCCAACCTCACTCAACAACCGAATATGGGATAGTAAATATTGTCCAGTTTAACATGGAAGCCAATTTTAATCCAGAGATGATTCCAGGATCTAGTATGGAATTGGATAACGAGGCCTTTACCCGTTTGGTGAGATACATTCTACTTCAGTCATCATGACTGCTGGAAATTGTTTTCTGTTTCATGAATGTTATTTTGGTGATTCAGAAATTAAGATTTGTTCTCACTGACTGCCAATTATATGCACTCTAAAGATAATGGATCTGAGGCCTTTTGTGCATCATTTGAAAAATTCCAGTGTCCTTGTATGTAACAGTTGGTTTGTGTTGCTTATATTTACTTAGCAGTGTCATCGCGTCTCACCGTTCTGTAAAAAATTCTAGTTTTCACCAATATATCAACCTTTTACAAGTTAGGGAATGTAATGAGGTTTTCATTTACAATCCAGGTCAGCGTATCAGATGGCATATTGACTGGTGGAGTGCCAAGCATATCAGAGGCAGACTTACAGGTCTCTCGTCACCGGATTTCTGTATTTCTGACTACACACACTGCTTATGAGTTACTTCCCCAGTCAGGCAAGGTTTGGATCCTTAACCAATGGTCTTCATTGTCgcactcatatttttttatgtttacttGGATTTGAAGTGAGCAAATTTGTGTTCGCCTAATTTAGAATATGTAACTTACAGGTAGTTGCCTTGGATGTTGATTTACCAGTAAAGCAAGCCTTTCACATTTTGTTTGAACAGGTATctaatctgtttttttatgcatttactTGTTGCCGGTATCTTGGACAGCTGAACTTCTAGTTacatattcttcttttttttggttatgcAACATTTAAAAGATTCTAGATAGATGATTGAAGAAAAACTGTATTCTTTGCTTTTCAGTGAATGtctcttttgatttttggaGAAGAGTTAAGCATGTGTTTAAAGAAAACTTGAATACTTATCAATTGCATGCCTTAGTGATGGAAGGCATAATTGACATGTTTCAGTTGTTGCTTTGATGATTCAGTTCATTCTGTAATATACCTTTTGGTTTTGAGTGTGACCATTGCTTCATCTTTTGAACTGGGTACATAATTTTTCTTGGTAGTTCCATCGAGACTTGTTTTGATAGGATATCTAACTAGATCATCATTACAATGACTTGGATCCATGAGCAGATCGATAAGGTTTTGACTATAGCACACCTTCCATGCTTATGAGTTGCGTGATAAAACCTTGCTCTTACTTATTTTACTACATCACAGAAGCCTAAAGAACCTAGCCTCAGACTCGCTCACTCCCCCCATGAGAATGATGTCATCTGCTTACTATCCGTGGTTGATTGCTTGAACATTTGGGGCTTTTTCACACTTGTTGATTGCCCTAGTCTTAGACCACAGATACTTGCTTACTTCACCACCCACAGTCCTCTCTGTCCAGTAGCATAGATATATATGTTCTCAAGCAATAGAGATCccattatttatgatatttctaaagGGATTTATCAACCGGAAATAACAATAGCCAAAGTTACTTGGTTTCTTTCATGTTCTCCTTGTCAAGTGGAAAGTCAGCCATATCTGGTATTGTACCCAGATTGCTGGCTTCAGAGTGTTGACTCCTGTGGTCTTCTTATGATTCCTCTTCTATAAAAACCAATTTCCCTAATTAGATCCTTCTTTGTGGGTAAGATATTGAGCACTGGAGCAGGAAAAAGACACAGCTTACTCAGCAAGATACAAATGTCAACAATTACACAAAAGTAGTGTGATTACTTCAGTTCCATAAATGAGAACTGTAAGAAGGTGTTAATTTCATACTTGTGCTGTTTTGTAATGCAATGAACTTACCAGTCGAAAAGgacaaaagtaaatataaagtgGTGCTGCACAGGTACCAAAGTGAATAGTCAGTTTCAAGCTGGCTTAAGTCCTGACTGCAGGTTTAGTCTGTTCCGTGATCTGAGCTTTGTCCACTTATTATTTACAATCGCTGGTCATCATGCATATTTGCTTGTTGATGATCAAGAGCTTGGATATGTATGCCTTCTAAGTTAGCTGTTTCCAGGGAATCTCTATGGCTCCTCTTTGGGACTTCTCTAGGGGCCAGTTTGTTGGAATGCTTAGTGCCTTGGACTTCATATTGATATTGAGAGAGGTAAGCACATGTAAAAAATCAAGTCTTCTTTCAACAGTGAGTCTTCTaaacacatatatttttatgtccATTGATTTTAGTGTTCAAATTTATATGCATTGGAGATGGATTAAGTTAAAAGATGCAACGACACAAGGTTCTTTTTCTTTAAgggaaaagtaaataaattgtATCCAGCTTTGTTTCCAATGTGGCATGATATCCACCTGTTTTCTTTGAAGATTAACCCCTGACATTCTGAGTTAGGTTTTGATTCGGGGGAAAGAACCCAAATGCAATTTATGGATTTTGGGATATTCATGGATATTGGGATATTCATGGATATTGGGAGAAATTTTACGTACTTTCTATGACAGGCGACAGGCTTGAAAAATTTGTGTGGATAATATACCCTTCTTGATAAGAAGTCTTTGTTGACAGAAATATACTGTTTGTATGTCTCTATAATGCTGCTGATTACTTCTACTTGCAGCTTGGAAATAATGGGTCAAATTTGACAGAGGAAGAACTTGATACACACACCATATCTGCTTGGAAAGAAGGGAAAGCATATCTGGAAAGACAAATAGATGGACATGTGTGGCCTCTACCTAGACATCTCATACATGTAAGTGATATCTCATGCATGTTTATATCTGTAGCACATATATGAACcactaatttgtttttcatcattcatGCATGAAGTGCAAGTGTAATTATTCCCGGTGCTTCATTTTTTGGTCTGCATTTGTGTTGTACTGCTTGAAGAAAGCATTTAAGTGGTATCTTGATTTACAACCcccctgtctctctctctctctatatatatgtgtgtgtgtgtggctcCTGTCCATTGATCTGGATTTTGGCTAATGTGCAGGCTGGGCCATATGACAACTTGAAAGAGGTTGCTTTGAGAATATTGCAGTATAAGGTGGCTACAGTTCCTGTTATCCACTCATCATCAGAAGACAGTTCATTTCCTCAGCTACTGCACCTTGCCTCGCTTTCTGGAATACTGAAATGTAAGGCTCTTTGGTTAGCTTGCTAAGCAGCCACACATACTTTATTACTAACCATGGATGTTAATTTCCAGGTATTTGCAGGTACTTTAGACATTGTTCTGGCACCTTGCCTATACTCCAACTACCAATTGGTGCAATACCAGTGGGTTCATGGGTTCCGAGTATTGGAGAACCTAGTGGGTGCCCCTTGGTGATGTTGAGACCAAGTGCTTCTCTTAGTTCAGCTTTAAACTTGTTAATTCAAGGTACGTTTGTAATTTCCATAAATTGCAGAAAGTTGGAAAAGAAATTATCAACAGAAATGAATCTGTGTATGTTTTGGAAGTAGAAGTTCTAATTTTGTGGCAAATATTTCTAGCAAActacttgaattttctttacaTGTATTACACTTAAAATTTGCATGGAACTTTCGAATCATATTGATTGGATGAGGTGCATATGAGTGCCATTTGATAAAATTCTTGAATTaccaaaaaatgaaataaaaattgataaggATCTTTTATCAACTattcatatttcatgtttcctATTTTATGACTCACCTGAAATGGATCTAATCACAGGGCCCTGTGAATGGGCCACTTACTTAACCCTTATCATTGGCATGCCTAAGATTTAATTTCATATTGTTTTCACAACTGCCTAAGGTAGTTGTTATGTGGGGGCTAGTTTAAATGTTTGTACGAAACACATTGTTGCCTTTTGAGATAGTTTTCTATGGTCTCAACTACTCAAGAATATACTTCAGTTATGCATCTTGGTCTTCATGTAGTTTTAATCACTCGTATCTTTTCATCACCTCCTGTACAGCTCAAGTAAGTTCAATACCACTAGTAGATGAGAATGACTCGTTAGTAGACATATATTGTCGGAGGTAACTTGTTCTTCTtagtttgatgtttttatttgttcttctttgattttgaGGTTAATTATCTGTTATCATCTAACAGTGACATAACAGCTTTGGCGAAGGACAAAATTTATACTCATATTAATCTTAATGAAATGACTATTAATCAGGTAGCTGCTCTTTCTGTCCCTCCATCTCTTCATTTCCCTTGAGCATGTTGCGTTAAGCAACTTTGTAATGGCATTAGTTTGTAGATATATATAATAGGAAAGCATTgttgtctatatttttttcattatttattttatataattatgtctATGAAAACTTCATGTTATTGTGGACACGAGGAGTCTAGGATGATATTAATACttttgttttaagaatatttGACACATATTTAAGGGTTTGATGATTAATTGGATCCATGGAGGCATATCATTTGGTTTCAACTTTAAAGGATAAGGAAGACAGGAGGCAGGGGTGCTGGGTCTTTCCAAAATGCTTTCTTCTTGAGATTTAAAAAACTAACTGAAAATGGATGTAATGATGGTAGTGTAAACTCCTTGATTGTTTCATTGAGGTAATATTTGGTGTGGAAATGACTACTGGCGTCAGTCTTAAAGAATACATTTAGTGGTTATCTGGTTTCACTTGGACTAAGTGAATCCTTTTTTCTTGAAGTTGCATGCTCTGGCAGGctggataaaatttatttgaagttgttttaaattctttttttatagtttttatgttACCCCATTGTGTCAAAATATAGTTTATGATATAGAAATCATGCTTGACATTTGCTGATCATGGTTTCCCCTtgctacttttatttatttcaaatttgataagGCTTTGCAACTGGGGCAAGATGCCTATTCTTCTCATGAGCTGAGAAGTCAAAGATGTCAGATGTGTTTGCGATCTGATACATTGCATAAAGTGATGGAGCGATTGGCAAACCCTGGTAATCTGaaccttatcttttatttagaaTGAAGATCCTGTTGAATATCTCCCAATATGACTTTGAAGTGTCTGGGTTTGTTAATTAggttataaaaatgttttttttccccggTATGTTAGGCATTAGGAGATCAGTTCTTTTGATTTTACTTTCCCTGTAATTACTCAAACTACAGTTCCTCTTCTTTGTCGTTGTTTCTTTCAA from Populus alba chromosome 8, ASM523922v2, whole genome shotgun sequence encodes the following:
- the LOC118039454 gene encoding sucrose nonfermenting 4-like protein isoform X1; translation: MESVREAGGGVTGTVLMRFVWTHGGRNVFLSGSFNRWSELIPMSPVEGCPNVFQAIYDITPGNHQYKFCVDGEWRHDELQPHSTTEYGIVNIVQFNMEANFNPEMIPGSSMELDNEAFTRLVSVSDGILTGGVPSISEADLQVSRHRISVFLTTHTAYELLPQSGKVVALDVDLPVKQAFHILFEQGISMAPLWDFSRGQFVGMLSALDFILILRELGNNGSNLTEEELDTHTISAWKEGKAYLERQIDGHVWPLPRHLIHAGPYDNLKEVALRILQYKVATVPVIHSSSEDSSFPQLLHLASLSGILKCICRYFRHCSGTLPILQLPIGAIPVGSWVPSIGEPSGCPLVMLRPSASLSSALNLLIQAQVSSIPLVDENDSLVDIYCRSDITALAKDKIYTHINLNEMTINQALQLGQDAYSSHELRSQRCQMCLRSDTLHKVMERLANPGVRRLVIVEAGSKRVEGIVTLSDIFRFLLG
- the LOC118039454 gene encoding sucrose nonfermenting 4-like protein isoform X2, which translates into the protein MESVREAGGGVTGTVLMRFVWTHGGRNVFLSGSFNRWSELIPMSPVEGCPNVFQAIYDITPGNHQYKFCVDGEWRHDELQPHSTTEYGIVNIVQFNMEANFNPEMIPGSSMELDNEAFTRLVSVSDGILTGGVPSISEADLQVSRHRISVFLTTHTAYELLPQSGKVVALDVDLPVKQAFHILFEQLGNNGSNLTEEELDTHTISAWKEGKAYLERQIDGHVWPLPRHLIHAGPYDNLKEVALRILQYKVATVPVIHSSSEDSSFPQLLHLASLSGILKCICRYFRHCSGTLPILQLPIGAIPVGSWVPSIGEPSGCPLVMLRPSASLSSALNLLIQAQVSSIPLVDENDSLVDIYCRSDITALAKDKIYTHINLNEMTINQALQLGQDAYSSHELRSQRCQMCLRSDTLHKVMERLANPGVRRLVIVEAGSKRVEGIVTLSDIFRFLLG
- the LOC118039454 gene encoding sucrose nonfermenting 4-like protein isoform X3, with translation MESVREAGGGVTGTVLMRFVWTHGGRNVFLSGSFNRWSELIPMSPVEGCPNVFQAIYDITPGNHQYKFCVDGEWRHDELQPHSTTEYGIVNIVQFNMEANFNPEMIPGSSMELDNEAFTRLVSVSDGILTGGVPSISEADLQVSRHRISVFLTTHTAYELLPQSGKVVALDVDLPVKQAFHILFEQGISMAPLWDFSRGQFVGMLSALDFILILRELGNNGSNLTEEELDTHTISAWKEGKAYLERQIDGHVWPLPRHLIHAGPYDNLKEVALRILQYKVATVPVIHSSSEDSSFPQLLHLASLSGILKCICRYFRHCSGTLPILQLPIGAIPVGSWVPSIGEPSGCPLVMLRPSASLSSALNLLIQAQVSSIPLVDENDSLVDIYCRSDITALAKDKIYTHINLNEMTINQVSGVLSL